Proteins encoded by one window of Polyangiaceae bacterium:
- a CDS encoding HTH domain-containing protein produces MQRLLGLLRWLAAKDDWVNTNEMRKLYKRRTIRTVQRDIAELRSAGVPIERDERGWRLRQREAVRWLKVAP; encoded by the coding sequence GTGCAACGACTTCTCGGCCTGCTCCGATGGCTGGCCGCGAAGGATGACTGGGTCAACACCAACGAGATGCGAAAGCTCTACAAGCGGCGAACCATACGCACGGTTCAACGCGACATCGCGGAGCTTCGCAGCGCGGGTGTTCCCATCGAGCGCGACGAGCGCGGCTGGCGCTTGCGCCAGCGCGAGGCGGTGCGCTGGCTGAAGGTCGCTCCCTAG
- a CDS encoding TIGR02266 family protein — protein sequence MAQDTRKDPRAKVLTMTVRYKSATLDEFIEHHSHDVSRGGMFIKTPSPFPPGTLLKFEVKIADDKKVMQGVGRVVWKREPPESGEDRPAGMGVKFIKIDDDSTKVIDQLVAGRKEGTSAFEAGEAGSVPVKAAPKPEPEPKPEPEPEKKAEPEKKPAEGPIRKATMIGLGAMASSKPPQKEPEPEKKPEPEKESGGFFPETDAEKDMPPPEDRTVMKQAAELLADALREAGGSMEEVGEAKPAEPKEEKKPEPEKKEEKPAAAEAKEEKKPEPEKKPEPEKKPEPAPASGRVEKEEKKPEPRVALASEAPSASEGGGSGGKAIALLLGVAAAAGIAFLLTREKAPEPTPPVIDSAPTQTAEPPPTNTEPEAAAPAAEEDAATEAADAAASAEPSASAPEPAATPTPKPAPTPKPAPTPKPAPTPKPAPTPKPAPTPKPAPTPKPTAAPTPAPTPKPAPTSTGESDNPY from the coding sequence ATGGCCCAGGATACGCGAAAAGACCCGCGGGCGAAGGTGCTCACGATGACCGTGCGCTACAAGAGCGCCACTCTCGACGAGTTCATCGAGCATCACTCGCACGACGTCAGCCGCGGCGGCATGTTCATCAAGACGCCGTCCCCCTTCCCGCCCGGAACGCTCCTCAAGTTCGAGGTGAAGATCGCCGACGACAAGAAGGTGATGCAGGGCGTCGGCCGCGTGGTGTGGAAGCGCGAGCCACCGGAGTCCGGCGAGGACCGCCCGGCCGGCATGGGCGTGAAGTTCATCAAGATCGACGACGATTCCACCAAGGTGATCGATCAGTTGGTGGCTGGGCGGAAAGAAGGCACCAGCGCCTTCGAGGCAGGAGAAGCCGGTAGCGTTCCCGTCAAGGCCGCGCCCAAGCCGGAGCCGGAGCCCAAGCCCGAGCCCGAGCCCGAGAAGAAGGCCGAGCCCGAGAAGAAGCCCGCCGAGGGCCCCATCCGCAAGGCCACCATGATCGGCCTCGGTGCGATGGCCTCGTCGAAGCCACCCCAGAAGGAGCCCGAGCCCGAGAAGAAGCCCGAGCCCGAGAAGGAAAGCGGCGGTTTCTTCCCCGAAACGGACGCCGAGAAGGACATGCCTCCGCCGGAGGACCGCACGGTGATGAAGCAGGCCGCGGAGCTGCTGGCCGATGCGCTGCGGGAAGCCGGGGGCTCGATGGAAGAGGTGGGCGAAGCCAAGCCCGCGGAGCCCAAAGAAGAGAAGAAGCCCGAGCCCGAGAAGAAGGAAGAGAAGCCGGCGGCCGCCGAGGCGAAGGAAGAGAAGAAGCCCGAGCCCGAGAAGAAACCCGAGCCCGAGAAGAAGCCCGAGCCGGCTCCGGCCTCGGGTCGCGTCGAGAAGGAAGAGAAGAAGCCCGAGCCGAGGGTCGCCCTCGCCTCCGAGGCACCTTCGGCTTCGGAAGGTGGTGGTTCTGGCGGCAAGGCGATCGCGCTGCTGCTCGGCGTCGCCGCGGCGGCGGGCATCGCGTTCCTGTTGACGCGGGAGAAGGCCCCGGAGCCGACGCCGCCGGTGATCGACAGTGCGCCGACACAAACCGCGGAGCCTCCCCCCACCAACACCGAGCCGGAAGCCGCCGCGCCGGCGGCGGAGGAAGACGCCGCGACGGAAGCGGCGGACGCCGCAGCGTCGGCCGAGCCCAGCGCATCCGCGCCGGAGCCGGCGGCAACGCCGACTCCGAAGCCGGCGCCCACACCCAAGCCCGCGCCCACACCGAAGCCGGCCCCCACACCGAAGCCGGCCCCGACGCCCAAGCCCGCGCCCACGCCCAAGCCGGCCCCGACGCCCAAGCCCACGGCCGCACCTACACCGGCCCCCACGCCCAAGCCGGCGCCCACGTCCACCGGCGAGAGCGACAACCCTTACTGA
- a CDS encoding protein kinase, whose amino-acid sequence MSGSPSSERGDDDAASDPRVGSVLADRYRIDSLLGEGGMGRVYAAEHVLMRKRLAIKILHRELTTVPDVVARFEREAMAAANIDHPNVATATDFGKLPDGSVFLVLEFVRGKNLRDEIAEGPFAVERALHIARQVASALASAHSLDIVHRDLKPENVMLVKKGNDPDFAKVLDFGIAKVPIGEAGATGKAITKVGMVFGTPEYMAPEQALGQPVDGRADLYALGIIVYEMLAGVRPFSSKSPVGILGQQLSKAPPSFAERAQGLIIPPQVEHFVMQLLAKEAGDRIQTATAVVEALDVLLGPTPARGGHVFTMPGGSVASHAVSSPSFHSIPDLESPSSEHISVPNLPAPPLGSSESWEVPDEALGSDPRASVPSDPRGSMPSYSSDPRASIPSYPGSSPDIAMAPSSGGTLVGGLAAPPSSALGSGPHPRVEMASAPSLRHKPSASPARELLEKIYDFIDDLRDKLPPNVRRPLKDVPTPAFLIAAVVLALGAIFGAVLLVVALAAGHSSTAPLASASSAPPASASAAPMPDVPRPSDSELARARQGGAAALATLATKFPKDAELLVELTKAQIAERRHASAAMTVSKALALDPALNKNPEIASALWALSQTKEGGEAAFQLLEGPMGAKGADIIYELSTTSGIRTSVKQRAAKWLTTEQFQKNSSPELNILVALVQSKSCEQQHALLLRAKNVGDARTLKLLTGWRDNKAGCGRRGRDDCHPCLRKDERLSDAISAIEKRDKG is encoded by the coding sequence ATGTCCGGCTCCCCGAGCAGCGAGCGCGGCGACGATGACGCCGCGAGCGATCCGCGGGTGGGATCCGTCCTCGCCGACCGCTACCGCATCGACTCCCTGCTCGGTGAGGGCGGCATGGGCAGGGTGTACGCCGCCGAGCACGTGCTCATGCGCAAGCGCTTGGCGATCAAGATCCTGCACCGGGAGCTCACCACGGTGCCGGACGTGGTGGCGCGCTTCGAGCGGGAGGCGATGGCCGCCGCCAACATCGACCACCCCAACGTGGCGACAGCCACGGACTTCGGCAAGCTGCCCGACGGCTCCGTGTTCCTCGTGCTCGAGTTCGTGCGGGGCAAGAACTTGCGGGACGAGATCGCCGAAGGTCCCTTCGCAGTGGAGCGCGCGCTTCACATCGCCCGTCAGGTGGCGTCGGCGCTCGCGAGCGCGCACTCGCTGGACATCGTCCATCGCGACCTGAAGCCCGAGAACGTGATGTTGGTGAAGAAGGGCAACGACCCCGACTTCGCCAAGGTGTTGGACTTCGGCATCGCCAAGGTGCCCATCGGGGAAGCGGGCGCGACCGGCAAGGCGATCACCAAGGTGGGGATGGTGTTCGGCACGCCGGAGTACATGGCCCCGGAGCAGGCCCTGGGTCAGCCGGTGGACGGCCGCGCCGATCTCTACGCCTTGGGCATCATCGTGTACGAAATGCTGGCGGGCGTTCGCCCCTTCAGCAGCAAGAGCCCGGTGGGCATCTTGGGGCAGCAGCTCTCCAAGGCGCCGCCGTCCTTCGCGGAGCGCGCGCAGGGGCTGATCATCCCACCGCAGGTGGAGCACTTCGTGATGCAGCTGCTCGCGAAGGAAGCGGGGGATCGCATCCAGACCGCTACCGCCGTGGTCGAGGCCCTCGACGTACTACTGGGCCCCACCCCGGCGCGCGGTGGCCACGTATTCACCATGCCCGGCGGCTCGGTGGCGTCCCATGCGGTGTCGAGCCCCAGCTTCCACTCGATCCCCGATCTCGAATCCCCCAGCTCCGAGCACATCAGCGTGCCCAATCTTCCGGCGCCGCCCTTGGGCAGCTCCGAGAGCTGGGAGGTTCCAGACGAAGCGTTGGGCTCCGATCCGCGAGCCTCGGTGCCGTCCGATCCTCGCGGCTCCATGCCGTCCTATTCGTCCGACCCCCGAGCCTCGATTCCGTCCTACCCCGGCAGCTCGCCGGACATCGCCATGGCGCCGAGCAGCGGTGGAACGTTGGTCGGAGGGTTGGCAGCTCCGCCATCCAGCGCCCTCGGTAGCGGACCGCACCCGCGGGTCGAAATGGCGAGCGCGCCGAGCCTCCGCCACAAGCCCAGTGCGAGCCCCGCTCGGGAGCTGCTCGAGAAGATCTACGACTTCATTGACGATCTCCGTGACAAGCTGCCGCCAAACGTGCGGCGGCCGCTGAAGGACGTCCCCACCCCGGCATTCCTGATCGCCGCCGTCGTGCTCGCCCTGGGCGCCATCTTCGGCGCCGTGCTGTTGGTGGTGGCGCTGGCCGCGGGGCACTCCTCCACTGCTCCGCTGGCGAGCGCATCCAGCGCGCCGCCGGCGAGTGCGTCCGCCGCACCGATGCCGGACGTGCCGCGCCCTTCCGATTCGGAGCTCGCCCGCGCGCGTCAAGGGGGTGCCGCCGCGCTGGCAACACTGGCGACCAAGTTTCCGAAGGACGCCGAGCTCTTGGTCGAGCTGACGAAGGCGCAGATCGCCGAACGGCGCCACGCCTCCGCGGCCATGACCGTCAGCAAGGCCCTGGCCCTGGATCCGGCACTCAACAAGAACCCCGAGATCGCCAGCGCCCTGTGGGCCTTGTCACAAACGAAGGAAGGCGGAGAGGCGGCATTTCAGCTGTTGGAAGGGCCGATGGGCGCGAAGGGCGCCGACATCATCTACGAGCTCTCCACCACCAGCGGCATCCGCACCAGCGTGAAGCAGCGCGCCGCCAAGTGGCTCACCACGGAGCAGTTCCAGAAGAACTCGTCCCCCGAGCTGAACATCCTGGTCGCGCTGGTACAATCCAAGAGCTGTGAGCAGCAGCACGCGCTCTTGCTCCGCGCGAAGAACGTAGGAGACGCTCGCACGCTGAAGCTCCTCACGGGCTGGCGCGACAACAAAGCCGGCTGCGGCCGCCGCGGTCGCGACGATTGCCACCCGTGCTTGCGAAAAGACGAGCGCCTGAGCGACGCCATCAGCGCCATCGAAAAGCGCGACAAAGGCTGA
- a CDS encoding PilZ domain-containing protein — MPLHEHFRAFGRRPVSLRATLEAPTVGFRGQVHVLDLGLGGAQLEVRAHLAAGSAVRLTVETPNRWEPVVLVGHVVWSHRGSPARAGVRFDHDSGATLRALLDLLGDESYG, encoded by the coding sequence ATGCCCCTTCACGAGCACTTCCGGGCGTTCGGACGCCGCCCCGTGAGCCTGCGGGCCACCCTGGAGGCGCCCACCGTCGGTTTCCGCGGGCAAGTGCACGTTTTGGATCTGGGCCTGGGCGGTGCACAGCTCGAGGTGCGCGCGCATCTGGCTGCCGGCTCGGCGGTGCGTCTCACGGTGGAAACGCCGAATCGGTGGGAGCCGGTGGTGCTCGTCGGGCACGTGGTCTGGAGCCATCGCGGCTCTCCGGCCCGCGCCGGCGTGCGCTTCGATCACGACTCCGGTGCCACGCTCCGGGCCCTGCTCGATCTGTTGGGCGACGAGAGCTACGGCTGA
- the gloB gene encoding hydroxyacylglutathione hydrolase, with amino-acid sequence MQITPISCLRDNFAYLIHADGSDRALVVDPSEAAPVIAALEAAGLTLVGILSTHHHWDHVGGNEELCARFDDLEVYGHASDADGGRIPGQTHRLEHEQTFEAAGLAFRALHIPGHTTGAVAYLVEDAVFTGDTLFAAGCGRLFEGTPAMMYASLNEKLGALPDATRVYFGHEYTENNLRFAAHVEPSNADVKAKAERAAALRARGEPTTPSTIGEERLTNPFMRCDSAEIRHSVKLDATATPVDVLAAVRSAKDAF; translated from the coding sequence ATGCAGATCACGCCCATTTCCTGCCTGCGAGACAACTTCGCCTACCTGATCCACGCCGACGGCAGCGATCGCGCCCTGGTCGTCGATCCGAGCGAGGCCGCCCCGGTCATCGCGGCCCTCGAGGCGGCGGGGCTCACGCTGGTGGGGATCCTCAGCACGCACCACCACTGGGACCACGTGGGGGGCAACGAGGAGCTGTGTGCGCGCTTCGACGATCTGGAGGTGTACGGCCACGCGTCCGACGCCGACGGCGGCCGGATCCCGGGACAGACCCATCGCCTCGAGCACGAGCAAACCTTCGAAGCGGCGGGCCTCGCGTTCCGAGCGCTGCACATCCCGGGACACACCACCGGCGCGGTCGCCTATCTGGTGGAAGACGCGGTGTTCACCGGCGACACGCTGTTCGCCGCGGGCTGCGGTCGCTTGTTCGAAGGCACGCCGGCCATGATGTACGCGTCCCTCAACGAAAAGCTCGGCGCATTGCCCGACGCGACCCGCGTGTACTTCGGTCACGAATACACCGAGAACAACCTGCGCTTCGCCGCCCACGTGGAGCCGAGCAACGCCGACGTGAAGGCCAAAGCGGAGCGCGCCGCCGCCCTCCGTGCCCGGGGAGAGCCCACGACGCCCTCCACCATCGGCGAAGAGCGTCTCACCAATCCGTTCATGCGCTGCGACAGCGCCGAGATCCGGCACAGCGTGAAGCTCGACGCGACGGCCACCCCCGTGGACGTCCTCGCCGCCGTGCGGTCCGCCAAAGACGCGTTCTGA
- a CDS encoding thioredoxin domain-containing protein — translation MVRAALAAALTTVLAACGGGSGSRPGAAAPKASSDVDVNVQPGAETAEGAGPTMAVRGDPGPSSEQVPVNADDPVWGDPNAPVTLVTFQDFQCPFCARVHPTIKQLEQDYGPGTLRVVFKHNPLPFHQDALPAAVASQAVFEVAGSPAFFAYADLLFRGQRNLSDDNLIAWAEEVGVDRASLFRTVRQPAAREKVARDMDLAQAIGASGTPAFRINGATLVGAQPIEKFKELIDQERAAARALRGQGVSPEQIYPTRVAKNYVPPAESKPAASAPREDDTTVWKVPLDKSPVLGPPTALVTIVEFSDFECPFCRRVQSTVDEVMDRYKGKVRLVFKHNPLPFHKGALPAALVSIEARTERGDKGFWDAAKALYAEQTPMTDEQLLDVAKRLKLNGFRVKQVLAKETHKKVVEADQDLATDLEARGVPHFFINGRRLSGAQPIERFAKLIDEEIAKAEDLVKKGTPKARIYATLMKDAKGPPPPETKTVPAPGKANPSRGPANAPIVVQMFSDFQCPFCQRAVPTVESLEKAFPGRVRVVWRNFPLPFHTHARLAAAAALEAFAQKGNAGFWKMHDLLFAGQKQPDGLERAALEGYAQQIGLDMSKFRAALDDGRHDAAIQKDEAIAKTAGINGTPAFVINGYFVSGAQPLGAFKKVVNLALDDIKKGKKKP, via the coding sequence ATGGTCAGGGCGGCTCTCGCAGCCGCTCTGACCACGGTTCTGGCGGCCTGTGGCGGGGGCTCCGGCTCCCGCCCCGGCGCCGCTGCTCCCAAGGCCTCGTCGGACGTCGACGTCAACGTGCAACCCGGCGCCGAGACCGCGGAAGGCGCTGGCCCCACGATGGCCGTGCGCGGAGATCCCGGTCCCAGCTCCGAGCAGGTGCCGGTGAACGCGGACGATCCAGTGTGGGGCGATCCGAACGCCCCGGTCACGCTGGTCACCTTTCAGGATTTCCAGTGCCCGTTCTGTGCGCGGGTGCACCCCACCATCAAGCAGCTCGAGCAGGATTATGGTCCGGGCACGCTGCGCGTGGTGTTCAAGCACAACCCCCTGCCCTTCCACCAAGACGCATTGCCCGCGGCGGTGGCATCCCAGGCGGTGTTCGAAGTCGCCGGGTCTCCGGCGTTCTTCGCCTACGCAGATCTTCTGTTCCGAGGTCAGAGAAACCTCTCGGACGACAACCTCATCGCGTGGGCGGAGGAGGTCGGCGTGGATCGCGCGAGCCTGTTCCGCACCGTGCGGCAGCCCGCCGCGCGAGAGAAGGTCGCTCGCGACATGGATCTGGCGCAGGCCATCGGCGCCAGCGGCACGCCGGCGTTTCGCATCAACGGCGCCACGCTGGTCGGCGCCCAGCCGATCGAGAAGTTCAAGGAGCTCATCGACCAGGAGCGCGCGGCAGCGCGCGCGCTGCGTGGTCAGGGAGTCTCTCCCGAGCAGATCTACCCGACGCGGGTGGCGAAGAACTACGTCCCCCCGGCGGAGTCGAAGCCTGCCGCCAGCGCACCCAGGGAAGACGACACCACCGTCTGGAAGGTGCCCCTCGACAAGTCCCCGGTCTTGGGCCCGCCCACGGCACTGGTCACCATCGTGGAGTTCTCGGACTTCGAGTGCCCGTTCTGCCGTCGGGTGCAGTCCACGGTGGACGAGGTCATGGATCGCTACAAGGGCAAGGTGCGGTTGGTGTTCAAGCACAACCCGCTGCCCTTCCACAAAGGCGCCCTGCCGGCGGCGCTCGTGAGCATCGAGGCGCGCACGGAGCGCGGCGACAAGGGATTCTGGGACGCGGCCAAGGCGCTCTACGCCGAGCAGACGCCCATGACGGACGAGCAACTGCTCGACGTCGCCAAGCGCCTCAAGCTCAATGGCTTCCGCGTGAAGCAGGTATTGGCCAAGGAGACGCACAAGAAAGTCGTCGAAGCGGACCAGGATCTGGCGACGGACCTGGAGGCGCGCGGCGTGCCTCACTTCTTCATCAACGGCCGCCGGCTGAGCGGCGCGCAGCCCATCGAGCGATTTGCGAAGTTGATCGACGAGGAGATCGCCAAGGCCGAGGACCTGGTGAAGAAGGGCACGCCCAAGGCCCGCATCTACGCGACCTTGATGAAAGACGCGAAGGGCCCGCCGCCGCCGGAAACCAAGACGGTTCCGGCCCCCGGCAAGGCGAATCCGAGCCGAGGCCCGGCGAACGCGCCCATCGTGGTCCAGATGTTCTCGGACTTTCAGTGCCCCTTCTGCCAGCGCGCGGTGCCCACCGTGGAGAGCCTCGAGAAGGCGTTTCCCGGACGTGTTCGCGTGGTGTGGCGGAACTTCCCGCTGCCGTTCCACACTCACGCGCGCCTCGCTGCGGCGGCGGCCTTGGAGGCCTTCGCCCAGAAGGGCAACGCCGGGTTCTGGAAGATGCACGACCTGCTGTTCGCGGGTCAGAAGCAGCCGGACGGGCTGGAACGTGCGGCCCTCGAAGGCTACGCGCAACAGATCGGGCTCGACATGTCCAAGTTCCGGGCGGCCCTCGACGACGGGCGCCACGACGCGGCAATCCAGAAAGACGAAGCGATCGCCAAGACCGCGGGAATCAACGGCACGCCGGCGTTCGTGATCAACGGGTACTTCGTGTCCGGGGCGCAACCCTTGGGAGCGTTCAAGAAGGTCGTGAACCTCGCTCTCGACGACATCAAGAAGGGCAAAAAGAAGCCTTGA
- a CDS encoding esterase — protein sequence MRRSILLAALLQVACDGCGHSPPAATTDVPARPSVTRAPSAAPRGSAPAAPSASADPGPLLPAKELTWVYDTTPTGPIQVVISLPVRRESQRFPVLVALHGRGEAFKGPARGARGWIDDYWLPKAIERLHEPPLTKKDFLDIVDEARLAKLNASLEKEPYHGLIVVCPYTPDVLAGDKPFSAVTPFATWLVEELLPRVKRETPAIGKPEATGIDGVSLGGRVSLLTGLERPEAFGDVATLQAAFDSEDAPELTRRARAATTRNPKLELRLLTSDGDFFLRATRTISKAWTDAGIAHQFVEIPGPHDYPFNRGPGAYEMLLFHDRVLRGEPPPIPQP from the coding sequence ATGCGTCGCTCCATCTTGCTCGCCGCGCTGCTGCAGGTCGCCTGCGACGGCTGCGGCCATTCGCCGCCGGCCGCCACGACCGACGTCCCAGCGCGGCCATCCGTCACCCGAGCGCCCTCCGCCGCTCCCCGCGGCAGCGCCCCCGCCGCGCCCAGCGCCAGCGCGGATCCAGGCCCGTTGCTGCCGGCCAAGGAGCTCACGTGGGTCTACGACACCACGCCCACGGGACCGATCCAGGTCGTCATCAGCTTGCCGGTACGCCGCGAATCCCAGCGCTTTCCAGTGCTCGTGGCGCTGCATGGTCGCGGCGAGGCCTTCAAGGGTCCGGCCCGCGGCGCCCGCGGCTGGATCGACGACTACTGGCTGCCCAAGGCCATCGAGCGCTTGCACGAGCCGCCTCTGACGAAGAAGGACTTCCTCGACATCGTCGACGAAGCGCGGCTCGCGAAGCTGAACGCCAGCCTCGAGAAGGAGCCGTATCACGGGCTCATCGTGGTGTGCCCGTACACCCCCGACGTGCTGGCCGGGGACAAGCCCTTCAGCGCCGTCACGCCCTTCGCCACCTGGCTCGTAGAAGAGCTCTTGCCGCGCGTGAAGCGCGAGACGCCCGCCATCGGCAAGCCGGAGGCGACGGGCATCGATGGCGTCAGCCTGGGGGGCCGCGTGTCGCTGCTGACCGGGCTCGAACGCCCCGAGGCGTTTGGTGACGTGGCGACGCTACAGGCCGCCTTCGATTCCGAGGATGCGCCGGAGCTGACGCGTCGTGCCCGCGCCGCAACGACAAGAAACCCAAAGCTCGAGCTGCGGCTGCTCACCAGCGACGGTGACTTCTTCCTGCGCGCGACCCGCACCATCTCGAAGGCCTGGACGGACGCCGGCATCGCGCATCAGTTCGTCGAGATACCGGGACCGCACGACTATCCGTTCAACCGCGGCCCGGGCGCATACGAGATGCTGCTGTTCCACGACCGCGTGCTGCGCGGCGAGCCCCCGCCCATTCCTCAGCCGTAG